One segment of Anatilimnocola aggregata DNA contains the following:
- a CDS encoding ParB/RepB/Spo0J family partition protein, with amino-acid sequence MEKKPKSISPSTSVSVPQHELRNIFALKDHPDQKHFFPPENGADLEKLCDQILANGLTEVVEITSDGTVISGHRRLSALRRLVIDRNLPQWETIEVKVRYDLDSQGDAAIKVRLIEANLNRRHLPPLEELGLTIEAQRGRGEEVEKDKLLKEVGERRNVKRVTMERYWDLMALPLELRRLVDRKKLSQQVGQAILDHATEAETEELRQLAISGGNVKKRARELLEARLPEKQRQPPTPEEALDRFLVASLDVAVYFKPIKRFIEENIGDRLKVFTWFRRSKDAELVVPLLMSLISRSPRLDAEDREYRPTLGKQSLTDVIAKVAAAHKAARNAEIEEPASLRPAKKLPPLILPKNPAA; translated from the coding sequence GTGGAGAAGAAGCCGAAGTCCATTTCGCCGAGCACATCTGTCTCGGTTCCCCAGCATGAATTGCGAAACATTTTCGCGTTGAAAGATCACCCTGACCAGAAACACTTCTTTCCGCCCGAGAACGGTGCGGATCTGGAAAAGCTTTGCGACCAGATTCTGGCTAACGGCCTCACTGAGGTCGTCGAGATTACGTCGGATGGTACGGTAATCTCGGGCCATCGTCGCCTGTCAGCCCTGCGCCGCTTGGTTATCGACCGTAATCTTCCGCAATGGGAAACGATCGAGGTAAAGGTGCGGTATGACCTCGACTCGCAGGGCGACGCAGCAATCAAAGTCCGGCTGATCGAGGCCAACCTGAATCGGCGCCATCTGCCACCTCTGGAGGAGCTTGGCTTGACCATCGAGGCGCAACGGGGGAGGGGCGAAGAGGTTGAAAAAGATAAGCTGCTGAAGGAAGTCGGCGAGCGCCGCAACGTGAAACGTGTGACCATGGAGCGTTATTGGGATCTGATGGCGTTGCCGTTGGAACTGCGGCGGCTGGTCGACCGCAAGAAGCTCTCGCAGCAGGTGGGCCAGGCGATCCTGGACCACGCAACCGAAGCAGAGACTGAGGAACTGCGGCAGTTGGCTATCAGCGGTGGCAATGTGAAGAAGCGGGCTCGGGAGCTGCTTGAAGCGAGGCTTCCCGAAAAGCAACGCCAGCCTCCCACACCCGAAGAAGCGCTAGATCGGTTTCTGGTGGCCAGCCTCGATGTGGCCGTGTATTTCAAGCCGATCAAACGGTTCATCGAGGAAAACATCGGCGATCGGTTGAAGGTGTTCACTTGGTTCAGGAGGAGCAAGGACGCCGAATTGGTTGTGCCCTTACTGATGAGTTTGATCAGTCGGTCGCCTCGTCTTGATGCGGAGGATCGCGAATACCGTCCGACGCTGGGCAAGCAGTCGCTGACTGATGTGATTGCCAAGGTGGCTGCAGCGCACAAAGCTGCTCGGAACGCCGAGATCGAGGAACCGGCTTCCCTGCGGCCGGCGAAAAAACTGCCGCCGCTGATTCTTCCTAAGAACCCGGCTGCGTAA
- a CDS encoding DUF1501 domain-containing protein — MTNRKFCDGLQRRDLLKVGLTGLFGSGLSLDGMLRAENIGAAANDRGLSVIYVFLKGGLSTIDTIDMKPSAPAEFRGDFNPGATNVPGLQICDLLPKMALQMDKMALLRGFGHKNSDHGAADHYMLTGYFPQAGFNPSLSPNNQRPSLGSIIAKKLGPQNGSARAASPIPTYVCLPQMHNSAGAAYLGATCAPLSVEADPAAPDFSVPDLVPPLTLSADRLSSRQALLAKVDKYQKSAELEANSRAKTVDVFRQKAFDLIVSPAAKQAFNLHAENDKLRDEYGRNTLGQSCLMSRRLVEAGVRCVTIEHANWDTHDGNFATLKRDLLPQLDPAISTLFRDLSERGMLEKTLVVVSGEFGRTPRINKNAGRDHWGPSFTVILGGGGIQGGRVIGASDERAERPADQPHGPEDLFATMTHLLGIDPQQEFLTQEGRPIKIVNDGKIIRSLL; from the coding sequence ATGACCAACCGCAAATTCTGTGATGGACTGCAGCGGCGCGATCTGCTCAAGGTCGGCCTAACCGGGCTGTTTGGCAGCGGACTGTCGCTCGATGGCATGCTGCGGGCCGAGAACATCGGAGCGGCGGCGAACGATCGCGGGCTGAGTGTGATCTATGTCTTTTTGAAGGGAGGCTTGAGCACCATCGACACCATCGATATGAAGCCCTCCGCACCCGCCGAGTTTCGCGGCGACTTCAATCCAGGTGCCACGAACGTACCGGGACTGCAGATTTGCGACCTGCTACCCAAGATGGCCCTGCAGATGGATAAGATGGCGCTATTGCGTGGCTTCGGTCACAAGAACAGCGACCACGGCGCTGCTGACCATTACATGCTGACGGGTTATTTTCCCCAAGCTGGTTTCAACCCCAGCTTGTCGCCGAACAACCAACGCCCATCGCTTGGCTCGATCATCGCTAAGAAGCTTGGCCCGCAAAATGGCTCGGCCCGCGCGGCCAGTCCCATACCCACTTATGTTTGTCTGCCGCAAATGCACAACAGTGCGGGCGCTGCGTATCTGGGTGCAACTTGTGCTCCGCTCTCGGTCGAGGCCGATCCAGCAGCTCCAGATTTTTCCGTTCCTGATTTGGTCCCACCGCTTACACTCTCTGCCGATCGCCTCAGCTCGCGCCAGGCACTACTCGCCAAGGTCGACAAGTACCAGAAATCAGCAGAGCTCGAAGCCAATAGCCGAGCTAAAACCGTGGACGTCTTTCGACAGAAGGCGTTCGACCTGATCGTCTCGCCCGCAGCGAAGCAAGCCTTTAATTTGCATGCCGAAAATGACAAGTTGCGGGATGAATACGGCCGCAACACGCTCGGTCAATCGTGTTTGATGTCGCGCCGCCTGGTCGAAGCGGGTGTGCGCTGCGTAACCATCGAGCATGCGAATTGGGACACGCACGACGGCAACTTCGCCACGCTCAAGCGCGACCTGCTGCCGCAATTGGATCCGGCGATTTCAACCCTCTTTCGCGACCTGAGCGAGCGGGGCATGCTCGAGAAGACCCTGGTAGTCGTCTCGGGCGAATTTGGTCGCACGCCGCGTATCAACAAAAACGCCGGCCGAGATCACTGGGGCCCAAGCTTCACGGTGATTTTGGGGGGTGGCGGCATTCAAGGTGGCCGCGTGATTGGCGCCAGCGACGAACGAGCCGAACGGCCGGCCGATCAGCCGCACGGCCCCGAGGACTTGTTCGCCACAATGACTCACTTGCTGGGGATCGATCCGCAGCAGGAGTTCCTCACGCAGGAAGGACGGCCGATCAAGATCGTCAACGACGGAAAGATCATCCGTTCGCTCCTGTAG
- a CDS encoding transposase codes for MSHQDPSRSQQGRSQVVVAEFQADQLKQSLERLLGEGDWGAIRFRDDCTWGPRQLAATALLWAWSDELTLGDRFFAARRLAQFLFAPQQEFASSVQAFMKLLLRWTVLLVGVLQVTFRRQMQRALPTLWRVHGLVLFGIDGSRVDVPRSKSHEAAHAPVRDGKGRKLKRNRRQKPRTAIHSRKASVPQMWLTLLFHVGTGLPWSWRIGPTGSSEREHWLAMLDELPSNALITADAGFVGYDCLRAVVNSGRHFLVRVGSNVRLLYKLGFSREVVGTVYLWPDRAARRSQPPLVLRLVVATGGKYPVYLLTSVGEEELSRGQVLDVYRRRWGVELFFRHLKQTYQRRKLRSTNAAHARLELEWSLLGLWSMALDAQVQATRVQLDPTQLSLAGVWRTYRRLMRDYRHPLARQQSLPHQLPQAVRDTYERANKSSRNYPRKKRPDPPAGSPEFLLATKSQIHRARYLTTAA; via the coding sequence ATGTCGCATCAAGACCCTAGTCGAAGTCAGCAAGGTCGAAGTCAGGTTGTCGTTGCCGAGTTCCAAGCGGATCAGCTCAAGCAGTCACTGGAGCGATTGCTCGGCGAGGGGGACTGGGGTGCGATTCGGTTTCGTGACGACTGCACGTGGGGCCCACGGCAATTGGCGGCCACGGCGTTGCTCTGGGCTTGGTCGGATGAACTCACGCTGGGGGACCGCTTCTTTGCTGCCCGCAGATTAGCTCAATTTCTGTTTGCGCCGCAACAGGAGTTTGCCAGTTCGGTGCAAGCCTTCATGAAGTTGCTGCTGCGTTGGACGGTGCTGCTGGTCGGCGTATTGCAGGTGACGTTTCGACGGCAGATGCAGCGTGCATTACCCACCCTTTGGCGAGTTCATGGCCTGGTCCTCTTCGGCATTGATGGCAGCCGAGTCGACGTGCCGCGAAGCAAGTCACACGAGGCGGCACATGCTCCGGTTCGCGATGGTAAGGGACGAAAACTCAAACGCAATCGTCGCCAGAAACCGCGCACCGCGATTCACTCGCGCAAGGCAAGCGTCCCGCAAATGTGGTTGACCCTGCTGTTTCACGTCGGCACAGGACTGCCTTGGTCGTGGCGAATCGGTCCGACCGGCAGTAGCGAGCGCGAGCATTGGTTGGCGATGCTCGACGAACTTCCGAGCAATGCCCTGATCACCGCCGATGCTGGCTTCGTGGGTTACGATTGTCTGCGCGCCGTTGTTAACAGTGGTCGCCATTTCCTGGTGCGAGTCGGTTCGAATGTGCGTCTGCTGTACAAGCTGGGCTTCTCCCGCGAAGTCGTTGGCACGGTGTATCTCTGGCCCGATCGTGCTGCCCGTCGCAGTCAGCCGCCGCTCGTGTTACGCCTCGTCGTGGCCACTGGTGGAAAGTATCCGGTCTACTTGCTCACCAGCGTCGGAGAAGAAGAATTATCGCGCGGACAAGTCCTCGACGTTTACCGTCGTCGCTGGGGCGTGGAACTCTTCTTTCGCCACTTGAAGCAAACGTATCAGCGCCGCAAACTTCGCAGCACCAATGCCGCGCATGCGCGTTTGGAGTTGGAGTGGTCGCTGCTGGGACTATGGAGCATGGCGCTCGATGCTCAGGTCCAAGCGACGCGCGTACAACTAGATCCTACTCAACTCAGCCTAGCGGGCGTCTGGCGCACGTATCGGCGGCTGATGCGCGACTATCGACATCCGCTGGCTCGGCAACAATCGCTCCCCCACCAACTCCCTCAAGCAGTGCGCGACACCTACGAGCGAGCCAACAAATCCAGCCGCAACTATCCTCGCAAAAAACGTCCCGACCCGCCCGCTGGCTCTCCCGAGTTCCTACTCGCTACCAAGTCCCAAATCCATCGCGCCCGCTACCTCACGACCGCTGCCTAA
- a CDS encoding alkaline phosphatase family protein, whose amino-acid sequence MSGCSFLPLLKGEKYEPRKHVFIERGPHGSAPVAVNMTNAGYDLGRAVRSDRYKFIYNCTPWLPYSPVDSAGGLGWKEMQAANTAGKLPAGLRATYFTVPRPVYELYDLQADPSELQNLSGKPEVAAIERELREALAEKMILDFDYLPLPALFNGDDQPAKKDARQRSGK is encoded by the coding sequence ATGAGCGGCTGCAGTTTCTTGCCGCTACTCAAAGGAGAAAAGTACGAACCGCGCAAGCATGTGTTCATCGAACGGGGACCGCACGGCTCGGCTCCGGTCGCGGTCAACATGACCAATGCCGGTTATGACCTTGGCCGCGCAGTGCGCAGCGATCGCTACAAATTCATCTACAACTGCACGCCGTGGCTGCCTTATTCGCCGGTTGACTCCGCCGGCGGTTTGGGCTGGAAGGAGATGCAAGCGGCCAACACCGCTGGGAAGTTGCCGGCTGGTTTACGAGCGACCTATTTCACTGTCCCCCGACCAGTCTACGAACTGTACGATCTGCAGGCCGATCCATCCGAGTTGCAAAACCTCAGCGGCAAACCGGAAGTCGCTGCCATCGAGCGAGAACTACGAGAAGCGCTCGCGGAAAAAATGATTCTCGATTTCGATTACCTGCCACTCCCAGCCTTATTCAATGGCGACGACCAGCCTGCCAAGAAGGACGCGCGGCAACGCTCAGGGAAATAG
- the ndk gene encoding nucleoside-diphosphate kinase produces MPAERTLILLKPDCVQRRLMGQVISRLEDKGLNLIAMKMLKVTSALAKEHYAEHVQKPFFPALEKFITASPIVAIVVEGLEAIKVVRDMLGATSGLKAAAGTIRGDYSSSRQMNLVHASDGPEASAREIGLYFKADELHAYVPTLTPWFKADDE; encoded by the coding sequence ATGCCCGCCGAACGTACCCTCATATTGCTGAAACCCGACTGTGTTCAACGCCGCCTCATGGGGCAGGTAATCAGCCGCCTGGAAGACAAAGGACTGAATCTGATCGCCATGAAGATGCTGAAGGTTACTTCGGCCCTGGCCAAGGAACATTACGCCGAACACGTGCAAAAGCCGTTCTTTCCAGCCCTTGAGAAGTTCATCACAGCTTCGCCCATTGTGGCGATTGTGGTCGAAGGTTTGGAAGCGATCAAAGTCGTGCGCGATATGCTGGGCGCGACGAGCGGACTCAAAGCGGCTGCGGGGACGATTCGCGGCGACTACAGCAGCAGCCGTCAGATGAATCTCGTGCATGCGTCGGATGGTCCTGAAGCTTCAGCCCGCGAGATTGGCTTGTACTTCAAGGCCGATGAACTGCACGCGTATGTGCCGACTCTCACCCCCTGGTTCAAGGCCGACGACGAGTAA
- a CDS encoding glycine C-acetyltransferase: MPNAMFEARGRELLQGLVDTRQLKQFQYLTGSLGATATIEGRGEVIVLCSNNYLGLANHPEVIEAGHEGLRKYGAGTASVRFICGTLACHRELEETIARFVGTQSSLSYVACWNANAAVFPTLAGPDDAILSDELNHASIIDSIRLVGKATERAVYKHNDLNDLEQKLKTTQQKACRWVVTDGVFSMEGDVCPLPEIIALCRQYEAMLVVDDSHGIGALGTTGRGTPEHFNSLGQIDILTGTLGKALGGAAGGYVAASQTVIDLLLQRSRPSLFSNAVPATVACSARKAIEIIEREPQRVAKLNRNVQQIRAGFDKLGFDCHPSPTAIIPIMIGDEAEAIAKSRRLLELGVMVIGFGFPVVPKGQARLRVQVSAALEPQHIEQALDAFAKL; this comes from the coding sequence ATGCCCAATGCGATGTTTGAAGCCCGCGGTCGCGAATTGTTGCAAGGACTGGTCGATACGCGGCAGCTCAAGCAGTTTCAATACTTGACTGGATCGCTCGGCGCTACTGCCACCATTGAAGGCCGCGGCGAAGTCATCGTCCTCTGCTCGAACAACTACTTGGGGCTGGCGAATCATCCCGAAGTCATCGAAGCAGGGCACGAGGGACTACGGAAATATGGTGCGGGGACCGCTTCCGTCCGCTTCATCTGTGGCACGCTCGCCTGTCATCGCGAACTCGAAGAAACGATTGCCCGGTTTGTCGGGACGCAGAGTTCGCTCAGCTATGTGGCCTGCTGGAATGCGAATGCGGCTGTCTTTCCGACGCTCGCCGGTCCAGATGATGCCATTCTGTCCGACGAACTAAATCACGCCAGCATCATCGATAGCATTCGCCTGGTAGGCAAAGCCACCGAACGTGCGGTGTATAAGCACAACGACCTGAACGACCTCGAGCAAAAGCTTAAGACCACGCAGCAGAAGGCTTGTCGGTGGGTCGTGACCGACGGCGTCTTCAGCATGGAAGGCGACGTTTGTCCTCTCCCCGAGATCATCGCGCTCTGCCGGCAATATGAGGCGATGTTAGTCGTTGACGATTCGCACGGCATTGGCGCTCTTGGCACCACGGGTCGCGGCACTCCCGAACATTTCAATTCGCTGGGGCAAATTGACATTCTCACCGGCACATTGGGCAAAGCGCTCGGCGGGGCAGCGGGGGGCTATGTGGCTGCTTCGCAGACGGTAATCGATTTGCTGCTGCAACGTTCGCGGCCAAGTTTGTTTTCGAACGCCGTGCCCGCTACGGTTGCCTGCAGTGCGCGGAAGGCGATTGAGATCATCGAGCGTGAACCGCAGCGAGTTGCCAAGCTAAATCGCAATGTGCAGCAGATTCGCGCGGGCTTCGATAAGCTAGGGTTCGACTGTCATCCATCGCCGACGGCTATTATTCCGATCATGATCGGCGACGAAGCAGAAGCCATTGCCAAGAGCCGCCGCTTGCTGGAATTGGGCGTGATGGTGATCGGCTTTGGCTTTCCCGTGGTACCCAAGGGACAAGCTCGCCTGCGAGTGCAAGTTTCGGCCGCTCTCGAGCCTCAGCACATCGAGCAAGCTCTCGATGCGTTTGCGAAACTATAA
- a CDS encoding arylsulfatase has protein sequence MKLGTFTLVFGLACLTALASAQAQSKKPNILVIWGDDIGTWNISHNNRGMMGYKTPHIDRLAKEGVAFTDYYGQQSCTAGRAAFISGSVPVRSGMTKVGMPNAPQGWQKTDCTMATVLKSQGYATGQFGKNHQGDRDEHLPTMHGFDEFLGSLYHLNAEEEPEQRDYPRDMKLANGKTFLEQFGPRGVIKSKADGKGGQTIENLGPLTKKRMETIDDESMAAAKNFITRQAKAGQPFFCWWNGTRMHFRTHVKPEHIGISGQDEYGDGMVEHDMHVGELLELIDELGLADNTIVQYSTDNGPHYNTWPDAGTTPFHGEKNSNWEGAFRVPCLIKWPGHFPPGVTLNGIVSHEDWFPTFAAAAGNPNIKEQLLKGADLNGRHYKNHVDGYNLTDYLSGKVKKSPRNEFFYVGDDGDMMAIRVGDWKATYLENRARQLQVWREPLVKLRMPLLFNLRRDPFEKAYENSNTYHDWMIDRAYVLGPMQMVASKFLMTMKEFPPSQMPGDWSLESLEKQIKGMTAGGK, from the coding sequence ATGAAACTTGGCACTTTTACGTTGGTCTTCGGGCTGGCTTGCTTAACCGCCCTGGCTTCGGCTCAGGCTCAAAGCAAGAAACCCAACATCCTCGTCATCTGGGGCGATGACATTGGCACCTGGAACATCAGCCACAACAACCGTGGCATGATGGGCTACAAGACGCCCCACATCGACCGCCTGGCTAAAGAAGGCGTCGCCTTCACCGATTACTACGGCCAGCAAAGCTGCACCGCCGGCCGCGCTGCGTTCATCAGCGGCAGCGTGCCGGTGCGCTCGGGCATGACGAAGGTCGGCATGCCCAACGCCCCTCAAGGCTGGCAGAAGACCGACTGTACCATGGCCACCGTGCTAAAGAGCCAGGGTTACGCCACAGGCCAGTTCGGCAAGAACCACCAGGGCGATCGCGATGAGCACCTGCCAACCATGCACGGCTTCGATGAGTTCCTCGGCAGCCTCTACCACCTCAACGCAGAGGAAGAACCCGAGCAACGCGACTACCCGCGGGACATGAAACTGGCCAACGGCAAAACCTTCCTCGAGCAGTTCGGTCCGCGCGGAGTGATCAAATCCAAGGCTGACGGCAAGGGTGGCCAGACCATCGAGAACCTCGGCCCGCTTACCAAGAAGCGGATGGAGACCATCGATGATGAATCCATGGCCGCCGCCAAGAACTTCATCACCCGTCAGGCTAAGGCTGGCCAGCCGTTCTTTTGCTGGTGGAACGGCACCCGGATGCACTTCCGCACGCACGTGAAGCCTGAACACATCGGTATCTCAGGGCAGGATGAATATGGCGATGGCATGGTCGAGCATGACATGCACGTCGGCGAACTGCTGGAACTGATCGATGAACTGGGCTTGGCCGACAACACCATCGTGCAATACTCGACCGATAATGGTCCGCACTACAACACCTGGCCCGACGCCGGCACCACGCCCTTTCATGGCGAGAAGAACTCCAACTGGGAAGGTGCCTTCCGAGTGCCCTGCCTCATCAAATGGCCCGGCCACTTCCCGCCGGGCGTGACGCTCAACGGCATCGTGTCGCACGAAGATTGGTTTCCCACCTTCGCCGCCGCCGCCGGAAATCCCAACATCAAGGAACAGCTCCTCAAAGGCGCGGACCTCAATGGCCGGCACTATAAGAACCACGTCGATGGCTACAACCTGACCGATTACCTCAGCGGCAAGGTGAAGAAATCGCCCCGCAATGAGTTCTTCTATGTCGGCGACGACGGCGACATGATGGCAATCCGCGTGGGTGACTGGAAGGCGACCTACCTCGAGAATCGCGCCCGTCAGCTCCAGGTCTGGCGCGAACCCCTCGTGAAGCTGCGCATGCCCCTGCTCTTCAACCTGCGTCGCGACCCCTTCGAGAAAGCCTACGAGAATTCGAACACCTATCACGACTGGATGATCGACCGGGCTTATGTACTTGGGCCCATGCAGATGGTCGCCAGCAAGTTCCTCATGACCATGAAGGAATTCCCGCCGAGCCAGATGCCAGGCGACTGGAGCCTCGAATCGCTG
- a CDS encoding twin-arginine translocation signal domain-containing protein: MAVSRRKFLQSTAAGVAGAACGPVILGAADKTGTKLKTVGENEFQYECEHNWGQLPSHIKWGDTHGVAIDQAGLIYIKHRNRIGDPMDAIVVFDAEGRFVRSFGDEYHGGGHGIDIRQEGNEEFLYLCDVTHNLVTKTTLKGELVWAKGRPHETDVYKDPKTKYSPTNVAFGPDGGFYIADGYGSHYIHQYNRDAQWIRTWGGAGKDPGQLQTPHGIWLDNRPDREPALVVADRANARLQYFTLDGKFLSMVNEVSFPAHFDIRGDVLLVPDLHARVTLLGPDNKVLTHLGHDVEWTRQVLAGFKMRTQPERWEAGRFIHPHDACFDRTGNIFVVEWVPTGRVTKLRHVG, encoded by the coding sequence ATGGCTGTTTCTCGTCGCAAGTTTCTGCAGTCCACTGCTGCCGGCGTGGCAGGCGCAGCCTGCGGCCCCGTCATTCTGGGCGCGGCGGACAAGACTGGCACCAAACTCAAAACTGTTGGCGAGAACGAATTTCAGTACGAGTGCGAACACAACTGGGGCCAACTGCCGAGCCACATCAAATGGGGCGATACCCATGGTGTGGCGATCGACCAGGCCGGGCTGATTTACATCAAACATCGGAATCGCATTGGCGACCCGATGGACGCGATTGTGGTTTTCGACGCTGAAGGTCGGTTCGTGCGCTCGTTCGGCGACGAGTATCATGGCGGCGGGCATGGCATCGATATTCGCCAGGAAGGGAACGAGGAGTTCTTGTATTTATGCGACGTCACACATAATCTCGTTACCAAAACCACCCTGAAGGGTGAGTTGGTATGGGCCAAGGGGCGACCTCATGAAACCGACGTTTATAAGGATCCTAAAACCAAATATAGCCCTACCAATGTTGCGTTTGGTCCCGACGGTGGTTTCTATATTGCCGATGGTTATGGCTCGCACTACATCCACCAATACAATCGCGATGCGCAGTGGATCCGCACCTGGGGCGGCGCCGGCAAGGATCCCGGGCAGCTACAAACGCCGCATGGCATCTGGCTCGATAACCGCCCGGACCGCGAACCGGCTCTCGTGGTCGCCGATCGGGCCAACGCCAGGCTCCAGTACTTCACGCTTGATGGCAAGTTTTTGAGCATGGTGAACGAGGTCAGCTTTCCAGCCCATTTCGATATCCGCGGCGACGTCTTATTAGTCCCCGACCTACACGCACGCGTCACGCTGTTGGGTCCCGATAATAAGGTTCTGACGCATTTGGGCCATGATGTGGAGTGGACCAGGCAGGTTCTCGCCGGCTTCAAGATGCGAACCCAGCCCGAGCGGTGGGAAGCTGGACGATTTATTCACCCCCACGATGCTTGTTTTGATCGCACCGGCAATATCTTTGTTGTCGAATGGGTTCCTACTGGTCGAGTTACCAAGCTCAGGCATGTCGGCTGA